From one Catharus ustulatus isolate bCatUst1 chromosome 1, bCatUst1.pri.v2, whole genome shotgun sequence genomic stretch:
- the CRYGN gene encoding gamma-crystallin N → MSQYSGKITFYEGKCFTGRKLDVCGSCNSFQDQGFLNRVNSICVQSGAWVCFDHPDFRGQQYILEHGEYPDFYRWNGRSDHLGSCRPIGMHGEHYRIEIFEGSHFRGPSLELTEDCSFLQGQGWDKTCINALKVYGDGAWVLYEEPNYRGRMYVVERGEFSNFNEWQARSASVQSIRRVVNYF, encoded by the exons ATGTCTCAATACTCAGGAAAA aTCACTTTCTACGAAGGCAAATGCTTCACAGGCAGGAAGCTGGATGTCTGTGGCAGCTGCAACAGCTTCCAGGACCAAGGTTTCCTCAACCGGGTCAACTCCATCTGCGTCCAGAGTGGAGCTTGGGTCTGCTTCGACCACCCTGACTTCCGAGGGCAGCAGTACATCCTGGAGCACGGCGAGTATCCCGATTTCTACCGCTGGAATGGGCGCAGCGACCACCTGGGCTCCTGCCGGCCCATCGGGATG CACGGCGAGCATTACAGGATTGAAATATTCGAGGGGAGCCATTTCAGGggtcccagcctggagctgacAGAAGATtgctccttcctgcagggacaAGGCTGGGACAAGACCTGCATCAATGCCCTCAAAGTGTACGGCGACGGCGC gtgggtgcTGTACGAGGAGCCCAACTACCGAGGCCGCATGTACGTGGTGGAGCGCGGAGAGTTCAGCAACTTCAACGAGTGGCAGGCGCGCAGCGCCAGCGTCCAGTCCATCCGGAGAGTCGTCAACTACTTCTAG